The Candidatus Methylomirabilota bacterium genomic sequence TGGCCGACGCCCTGCCCGGCCTCTACGCCGCATCGATCGCGTTCGGGTTCTCTTACGGCGCTGTCGCGTCGCTCTTCCCCGCGATCGTGGCGGATTTCTTCGGTCGCGAGCGGGCCGGCAGTCTCGTCGGCCTGCTCTTCGCGATGTCGGGCTCGATGGCGGCCTTGGGCCCGCTGGGGGCCGGCTTCATTTATGATCGCACCGGCAGCTACGGCCCGGCCTGGGTCGGCAGCGCGGCGCTCAACGTGGTAGCGCTGGGGCTCCTTGCCTGGGCCCGGCCGCCGCGTCGGCTCGAACTCTCTCTCAAGGAGGCGTGATGGCTGGGCTCAAGGACAAGTACTGCATCGTGGGCGTGGGCGAGACGGAGTACAGCAAGCATTCGGGCCGGAGCACGCGGGCCATGGCGGTCGAGGCCGTGAAAACGGCCATGGCCGACGCGGGGCTCAAGGCCGCCGCCGTGGACGGCATGATGTCCTACCAGAGCGGTGACTCGACGCCGGCCAACTGGGTCGCCCCCGACCTGGGCATCCGCCTCAACTTCTACATGGACGTGTTCGGCGGCGGCTCCTCGACCGAGGCGCTGGTGGGCCTGGCGATGGGCGCGATCGAGTCGGGCATGTGCAACACGGTGGCGATCTTCCGCTCCATGAACGGCTACTCTGACTTCCGCATCGGCGGCACGGGCGCGCGGGCGGCCCAGCCCGTGCGCGGGCTCGACCTGGCGCAGGTGCCCTTCGGGATGCGCAGCGCCGGGCAGAACTTCGCGCCCACGTTCATGCGCCACATGTACGAGTACGGCACGACCTCCGAGCAGGTGGCGCGCGTGCGCGTGGCGCACAGCAAACACGCCTCGCAGAACCCCAAGGCGCTCCTGAAGGACCGCGTCACGGTCGAGGACGTCGTCGGCTCGCGCTGGATCACGAAGCCTCTCCATCTCCTCGACTGCTGCGTCGAGACGGACAACGCGACCTGCATCATCGTCACCTCGGCCGAGCGCGCGCGCGACCTCAAGCAGAAGCCCGCCTACGTCATGGGCGTGGCCGGCCGGGTCAACAAGGCGCGCACCGACTTCCACTGGGCCGCCGGTCCCATCTCCCGCGTCGCCGGCTACTACGCCAAGGACATCGTCTTCGGCCAGGCCGGCATCAAGCCCGAGGACGTGGACGTCACGGGCTCCTACGACGCCTTCACCTTCACGACCATGCTCCAGCTCGAGGAGTACGGCTTCTGCAAGAAGGGCGAGGGCGGGCAGTACGTGTCGAGCGGCATCATCGAGCTGGGCGGCAAGCGGCCGAACAACACCTCGGGCAGCCACCTCTGCGAAGGCTACACCCACGGCATGAGCATGGTCATCGAGAACGTCCGACAGCTGCGCGGGCGCGTGGACGACTACTGCCCAGGCTGGGCGGAGGGTAAGCACAGCTACGACTACTCCCCGGGCAAGTGCCGGCAGGTCAAGGACGCGAAGATCACGATGAACCTCGGATGGGCGATGCCGCCGACGGGCTCAGCCCTGATCCTCCATAGTTAGGAGCGATAGAAATGGCCAACGTCGAATACCGCGGTATGAACCTGGTGATCCCTGAGAATGACTCGGAGTGGCGCGAGCACTTCAAGCTGGCGCGCGGTCACAAGCTGATGCTGCGCGCCTGCAAGGCTTGCAGCCTCCTGCGCTACCCGCCAAGCCACGCCTGCCCCTGGTGCGCCGCCCTCGAGTGGGAATGGAAGGAGGTCAGCGGCAAGGGGCACATCTATTCCTACGAGGTGGTGCACCACGCCATCCAGCCGGGCTTCAAGGAGTGGACGCCCTACGCGGTTGTGCTGGTGGAGCTCGACGAGCAGCGCGGCAAGCCCACAGCGGACGAGGCGCTCAGGATCATCGCCAACCTCGTAACCCCGGACGGAAAGCCCGAGGCCGAGGCCAAGGTCGCCATCGGCAAGCGCGTGCGCGTGGTCTTCCAGGACCTCGCGGCGGACTTCGCCCTGCCCCAGTTCACGCTGACAGACGAGCCCCCCGTCGGCCGCGTCTGGAGCCTTCCGACCTAGCCCCGCGTGAGGCGCGAGACGATCTCGTCGAAGACCTTGTCGGCCAGC encodes the following:
- a CDS encoding OB-fold domain-containing protein gives rise to the protein MANVEYRGMNLVIPENDSEWREHFKLARGHKLMLRACKACSLLRYPPSHACPWCAALEWEWKEVSGKGHIYSYEVVHHAIQPGFKEWTPYAVVLVELDEQRGKPTADEALRIIANLVTPDGKPEAEAKVAIGKRVRVVFQDLAADFALPQFTLTDEPPVGRVWSLPT